CATAATCAACTTTAGCAATCAGAAGTAGAACTGTATTTGTCCCAATGTCGATAGAAGCAACAATCATATTTTTTTTTTAATTTTAAATTAACGATTGGATAAATAAATGAAAAAAGAAAATTTATTAACAAAGATATTTGCATATATTGCTCTCTCATCAGGAAGTATCTGGATTGGAGCATACATCTCAAGATTGCTGACAACATATCAAATGTTTGAGGCAACAGAATTGAATTTAAAAAATTATATTTCAGATACTAACATCTCATCAATATTTCAAACGACTTATCCATTAGTTAATTTAACTATATTCAGTTATTTAATAATGATAGTTTCATTTACAATATTTATAATACTTGCGAAGACAAAATTAAGAGAGAATGGCTGGCTGTTTATTATTACGATGATCGTCTACATAACGTTGCCATTTGAAATTATACTTTTGCTAACAGATTATAAACTCTTTGTTTTGTTCATGAATGAACAGTTTACATCAGAATTAATATTACAGTTAACTATAGAAAGGATAACAAAACTTAGTAGTTTTCCGATTATTTTATTACTAAGTTATTTGTCCATACCATTCTTTCTTATTTTTAAGCCATTCACAAAGAAAACATCGAATGAAAATTAAAGAAAAAGAGTTTGAAGAATTATTGCAGGAGTTGAAATCCGTTGCCGATCAGCTTGGAGCAAGCGTTAGATTTGAGAAAGGTGACTTTAAAGGTGGATATTGCATTGTCCACGATAAAAAAGTCATCGTGATCAATAAGATGACCAATCTTCAGAGAAAAGTGATGATACTTTCTTCCGCATTAAAAGAATTAGGTGTGGAAGGGATTTATTTATCACCAAGAATAAGAGAAGTAATAGAAGAAATGTCAGGTACAGTATGAAAATTTTAATTATTAACGGTCCAAACTTAAACAAGCTGGATAAACGACCTGCAGACATATATGGAAAAATTTCATTAAAAGATATCGAGAAAATCATAGTAACCAGATATCCAAATCATCAGATCGAGTTTTTTCAAAGCAATCACGAAGGTGAGCTAATTGAAAAAATTCAATCAGCAGATGAGACATTTGATGGTCTAATCATTAATCCAGGAGGATTTTCACACACATCTGTTGCAATAAAAGATGCTCTTGAACTTTGCGCAATTCCCAAAGTCGAGGTGCACATATCAAATCTGGCTGCCAGGGAAGACTTTAGAAATGTTATGTTAACTGCTTCAAGTTGCAATGGTTACATTAGTGGTTTTAGAGAAAAAGGTTATCTTGCAGCCGTCTATCTTATCGAAAACATTAATTCAGATTAAAAATAGAATAATATTAGTTGGGGCATAGCCTTCATAAATCGAATCGAAGTACTTGATGCCAATTCTATTTACAAGAAGTTACCTCGAATAATTAAAGTGATTAGTTATAAGTATGCTATAAATTTTGATATATTAGTAAGGATTGTTTAAGTTTATAACAAATATTTTATAAAAACTATGCGTGACCTTTCAATTAAAAAGTTATACTACTCGATCAGTGAAGTAAGTAAAATTACAGATATAGAGCAGTATGTACTCAGATACTGGGAAACCGAATTTGAACAACTAACTCCTCAGAAAAACAGAGCAGGTAACCGGATATATACTAATAAGGACATTCGGTTAATACTTTACATTAAAGAACTGCTGAGAGAGAAAAAATATACCATTGAAGGTGCAAAGAAAATTTTAGAAAATTATGAGCAGGATAAAAAACCGATCGTTGAGATTAAAGAGAAAAAAATAATTGAGGATACTCAACCACAGGTTGTAATGGAAAAAGAAAATTTTTCAGTTAAAGAAGATCTTAAAGAGATCAAAGAATTCTTAAAATATTTATTAACTAGAATATAATACTCGGAACGTAGCGCAGCCCGGTAGCGTACCTGAATGGGGTTCAGGTGGTCGGGGGTTCAAATCCCCCCGTTCCGACGCTATGAAGCTCAACTTTTATTTGAGCTTTTGTGAAAATGATCGCTTGACAACACAGAATTAATAAATTCGTTAACCTTCAGTACACAATCTAATCTAATATATTTCATCATCTTTCCAGAGTACGAGATTCTTACTCAAACTCCGTACTGAATATTCCTTAGGTATACCTAAATTTGACCTTTAATTTTCCATCAACCAATATATTTTTAGTTATGCAATTTAGTCTTCAAAGAGAAAAGCCAACATGTAACTGTGGAGTATTCGGAATTTATGGCTCACCGAATGCATCACTCGAAACATACTATGGATTACACGCTTTACAGCATAGGGGACAGGAAGCTTGTGGCATCGTTACAAAAAGTATCAGTCAAAAAGGTAATCCGGTTTTTTCCATTCATAAAGGTGAAGGACTGGTGACAGAAGTTTTTATTGATCACGAAATATTTCAAAATAAACTTAAAGGCGAATCTGCTATTGGACACAATCGTTACTCAACTACAGGTTCATCCCAATCTTTAAAAAATATACAGCCTTTTATAGTAAACTACAGACTTGGTAATCTCGCCGTTGCACATAATGGAAATCTTACCAACGCACGCGAAATCCGTGAAGAGTTGGTAAATGAAGGTTCAATTTTTCAAACCACCAGCGATACAGAAGTTATTCTTCACTTAATCGCACGAAGCAAATTAAATGATCAAGTTGAGCAAATAAAAGAAGCTCTTCAGAAAATTGAAGGGGCATTCAGTCTTGTGCTTATGACAGATGATAAGCTTGTTGCAGCGAGAGATCCAAATGGATTCAGGCCTCTTGTAATTGGCAAGTTGAATAATTCTTTTATAGTTACATCTGAAACTTGTGCATTTGATTTAATTAGCGCAGAATTTATTCGGGAAGTACACCCTGGAGAAATTGTTGTAATTGATGACGAAGCAATTAAAACAGGTGAAATTAAATCCATCAATATTTTTGATTCAGTCTCATCTAAAAAACATTGCATATTCGAATATATTTATTTCTCAAGACCCGATAGTTTTATCTTTGGACACAATGTAGATAAAATGAGAAGACGACTCGGAAAAGTTCTTGCAAGAAACCATCCAGTGTTTAATGAAGATGATAGCAAAGTAATTGTAATTAGCGTACCGGATAGTTCAAATACAACAGCATTAGGTTATCAAACTGAATTAGAGAAGCTTGGAGTGAATTGCAAACTAGAAATTGGCTTGATCAGAAGTCACTATATAGGTAGAACATTCATTCAACCGGGACAAGCGAACAGGGAAATTGGTGTTAAAATAAAATTTAACACTGTAAAAGGTGTACTTGAAGGTCGAACCGTTGTGCTGGTCGATGATTCAATCGTAAGGGGTACTACATCAAAACAGCTTGTAAAATTAATCCGCGATGCAAATCCAAAATCAATTCACCTTCGGATTTCTTCTTCTCCGATAACTCATCCCTGTTTTTACGGAATGGATTTTCCAAGTAAAGAAGAACTGATTGCACATAATTATCAATCCAACATTAAAGAGATCGGAAAATATTTAGGAGTGGATACGCTGGAATATTTGACGATTGACGAGATGCTTGAAGCAGTTTCCGAAGCTGGGCGGGATAATTTCTGTCATGCTTGTTTTTCAGGAAAATATCCAACCGATGTTGATCATAAATTCAAAAAGGAAATATATGAGATTTAGTCTGTTCTTTCTGATAATTCTTGTATTAACCATTTCTCAATTTACATCTGCACAGAGCACTTATTTCATCAAGTATAAATCAAATGTCTCACCTTCTGAAATCGAACAAAAAGTTCAGATGGATAAGTTTTTACCTGATGGTGCTCAATTGGGTACACAATCTGAATTAAGAGCAGTAGATTTTCTCGCAAAAGGAATTGCAAAGTCCGATGAAGTTTTGGGAAGAATAGTTAAAGTTACATTCAATGATGACGTTGATGAAAGTTTGATGATGCAGTTACAAAGTCTCGATGAAAATATTGAATATGTTCAAAAAGCAATTACATATCAGATGAATTTTGTACCGGATGATAGTCTTGTTTCACAGCAGTGGGCATTGAGTAAAATCCAAGCGTTTGATGCGTGGGATAAAACACAAGGTGCAGATTCCGTACTTTTAGGAATTATCGATACAGGAATTGATTACCTTCATCCTGATCTTAAAAATAAAATCTGGCAAAACCCGGGTGAGACCGGAAATGGTAAAGAAACAAATGGAATAGATGATGATAATAATGGATTTGTCGATGATTATCGCGGTTGGGATTTTACTGATCGCGTTGGATTTCCATTTGACTCAACCGGAGGAGACTATCTTGGTTGGGATAATGATCCAAAAGATGAACAAGGTCACGGCACATATATCTCTGGTATTGCAGGAGCGCAGACAAATAATTTTACAGGTGTCGCCGGAGTTGCACCCAATATTAAACTTGTGAACCTGAGAGCGTTCGATCCCGGTGGTTACGGTGAAGAAGATGACGTCGCAGCAGCTATTCTTTATGCAGTACAAATGGGAGTGAAAGTCCTGAATATGAGTTTTGGTGATTATTCATTTTCTTATGTTTTAAGAGATGTAGTTCAATATGCATATTCAAAAAATTTAGTACTTGTTGGAAGTTCAGGTAATCAAAATTCACCGGATCCTCATTACCCGTCCGGATATTCCGAAGTGATTTCTGTTGGTAACTCAACACAGGATGATTTCCGTGCAGGTAATTCAAATTATGGTTCTACTCTTGATATGATGGCTCCGGGCTCCCAAATAATCACAACCGCAAGAAATAATAATTACGCTTCAATCAGTGGAACTTCTGCTGCAACACCGCACGTAGCAGCAGCAGCAGCATTGATTTTATCACTTGGTGATTTTACCAACGAGGAGGTAAAACAAATTCTAAAAACCACATCCGATGATATTGGTGAACCCGGATGGGATATTTACACCGGTGCAGGTAGATTGAATTTATATCGAGCATTAACTGTTATCGCTCCATCTGTGATAAAGATCAATCATCCAAGACAAGATTTTGCAACACTCGATGATGAACTTGTAATTAATGCTACTGTTCTTTCTCCATTATTTTCTTCTTATGAGCTAGATTATGGTTTAGGTCTGAATCCTTCAAACTGGACATCGTTAATTGAGCAGGGAAGTAATCAGTTTTCAAATGAGAATATATTCACAATAAATTTAACTTCGCTTCCTGATACTGTGTATTGTATTCGGTTAGTTGTCAGTCTGAATAATGGAAGAACGCTGGAAGAGCGTGCTAACTTTTTTATAAGCAGAAATCCACCATTAGCTGAATTAATTTCTACAGGTCCGGCATTCTATGGAGATAAAACCACAATTCTTGCAGCTATTTACACAGATGAACCTACAATCACGAGGATGTATTATCGCAAACCTGGCGAAATTGATTTTAACTTTATTACACTTGACGGATTTACAACGAATAATCAGTTTGTTAAGTATTTACATTATGGCTTCATTCCAAACAGCTGGTTGAACAGAATTCTGCTTATGAAATTTATTTTGAAGCCGAAAATCTTGTTGGTCTTAAGACTATAATTAAAGATAACGGTCAGAATTTTCTATTCAGTACAAAGTATGATGCGGAATACTCCGCTGAAATATCGTTACCGTTTTCGCTTCCTGCAGGAACAATTTATCAGGATCCGGTAAACGTAACTCAAAACGAATTCACAAATGTTTATGTACGGACTTTAGCAAATTCTCGAGTCACAAATCTTTTCAAATTCAATAATGATAATTTTGAAATAATCGATTCGCTTCAAGATAGAATCGTAAGGGATTTCGGTGATTTTAATTTAAACGGCTCAAAAGATTTACTAACTTCTTGGGTTCGTAATGGCTATATACTTGAGCAGCAAAATGTTAATTCATCATCATTTACTCAAAAGTATGCTGATGAGAGTGGAAAATTCTGGCCAATAATGGCTGAAGATATTGATGGTGATGGCATTACAGAGATTGCAGTAGTTAATTCAGATAGTTCTGTAAATATCTGGAAAGTCAACAATGATCTTTCACTTTCAAACCCTATTGCTTTATATAATTTTACCGAGCCTTGGTTCGGAATTAATATTCTTGATGCACCAAATAGTGTGCTTGCCGATATTAATTACGATGGAATAAAAGAAATGTGGCTGGTTGATATGGATGGAGATATTTTCAGTCACAATATTCTTGGTCCAAATAATTATCAGCAGGGAAGTGTTATAAGTACTGGATTTCTTGGATCAGCAGCTTACATTGCAGTCGGTGATTATAATGGAGATAACAGAGACGATATTGCTGTTTTACTCCATTCAATTGATGCAATAGATATTGCACCATACTACAGATTACTAGTATTGAATCTTCAGAATAATGAACTGAATATTCTGCACGATCAGGTTTTTATTGATGCTTCAACTGAGTTTGCTTCCTCCTTCCAGCGTGCTGAAAACAGCATACGTTTTGCTGACCTTGATAATGACGATAGAGATGAGTTAATAGTTTTTATGTTTCCTTACTCATATGTTTTCAGTCATCAATTTGTTGGATCTAATAAAATTATTTCATATAAAGAAAATATCAATTCCAATTCAGTTTTCGTTGGAGATTTAAATAATAACGATGTTCCTGAAGTTGCTTTCCCGACTGACCAGGGAATTAATTTCTATGAATTTATAATATCGAATAAGGCAAGTACACCATACGATATTACGGGTTATAGCATAGATTCATCCACGGTCTATTTATCATGGCAAGGGAATGTTGATGAGTATTTCATTTATCGAGGGCTTTCAGATGACAATCTTGAGTTGATTGGTACTCCCGACCCTGGAACAACTCAATATGCAGATTATAATCTTGAACAAAACACAAACTACTATTATGCAATACAGGCATTTGATCTTTCAAAGCCTGATCCTTATTCAAATCTATCCCGAGTAATTGAAGTTTACAGCCACGAACCCGGGAAAGTCATTTCTGCAGTTGGATCAAGCAGTAAAGCTGTAACTGTACACTTCTCAGAAAAGATGAGCAACACAATTGAAAATCTACAGGCCTTCAAACTAAACGGAAATGTTTTTCCAAATTCAATTTCACCGGCCAGTCAGTACTCATACCTGCTTACATTCAGAGACAAAATCCCTGTTGGAATAAATGAACTTGAAGTTTCAGGACTGCGAGATCTGTATGGTTCACCGATTGAGCCTTCGAGTATCTCATTTAATATGGATTCAGTAATAGTCAATCCGGAATTTTTTATCAGCTCTTTTAAGATTGTGGATGCTTACAACATCAGAGTAATATTTAATCTTGAAGTTGATGAGCAAACTGCTTCAGATGTTAACAATTATATTTTCGAACCAGATAATAAAGCTTCTTCTGCATCAGTTGATGCAACAAACAAAAAAATCGTTAACATCAATTTGAACGGACAAAAACCTGTTGGATCAATCGGCAGGGAATATGTGTTGAGAGTGAAAGACATATTTTCATCTGCAACTACAGGAAGCTTGAAGATAAATGAAGGCGCAGGAAGTTATATTGTTCTTTCTTCGTTTGCAAATGATCTTTCAGATGTTTACGTGTATCCTAATCCTGTTCAGCCAGAGATTGGAGAAGGATTGACTTTTGCAAACCTCCCACGATATGCACAGATAACCATCTGGTCAGTAGATGGAACTTTGATCGGAGAGATTGGAGAAACAGATGGTAATGGAGGTGTTACGTTTAATTTAAGAGATTTGAGCGGCAATACACTTTCATCAGGAATTTATATTTACAGAGTTGTTATGCTTGATGCGTCGAAAAATGAGCAGGAAGAAAAACTAGGCAAGTTTGCTGTGATTAAATGATATGAGCAGCGATAAAATTTTTAATGTTTCCAACTCGTTAAGTTTTCTCAGACTTCTTTTAGTAATCCCTGCCTGGATTGCATTCATTAATTTTGACCAAACGTCACGTTACATCGTAGCTGGTATTGGAATCTTTGCTGCAATAACTGATATTCTTGACGGATTTCTCGCACGCAAGCTCAACCAAATAACCGAGTTTGGTAAAATAATCGATCCGCTTGCTGATAAAGTTCTGGTTGTTTTTGTTGTATTAAATTTATTTCTGATTGGGGATATTCCGGAGTATTATTTCTATTTGATCGTGGCAAGAGATTTTCTGATTTTGATTGGTGGATTGATAGTGTCAAAAAAACTCGGAAAGGTGCTGCCTTCAGATTATATCGGTAAGGCTACAGTGCTTGCTATTTCATTTACTCTTCTTATGATTTTATTGAATGTTGATAAACAAAGTTTGCCTTATTTAATATTGTACTACTCGAGTATTGTTCTAATTTTCTTATCATTTATAAACTATGTAATCAAGGCTGTAAAGGCTTTAAATCAAAATACTTAATGAAATTATTTAATAATATTAATCTGAATCGGCTCAAAGAAGGTTTAAATAAAACCCGTGAGAAACTGGTAAACAAGATTACCGAGACTTTTTCCGGAAAAGCTATAATTGATGATAATACTTTAGATGAACTTGAAAATATTTTGATATCCTCTGATATGGGCGCAGATCTATCAGAAAAAATAATTAATAATCTTAGAAAAAATCTGAAATCCGAGAGTGACAGGACTCTGCCAAACATCATAAATTTATTAAAGGTTGAGCTGCTTCAGATAATTCAAAACTCTCAGGAATATTCACTAAAAAATACTGAAGATACTCCTCACGTAATCCTGATTGTAGGTGTGAATGGAGTAGGGAAGACCACAACGATTGGCAAACTAGCTAATAACTTTAAGCAAGCCGGTAATAAAGTTATAGTCGGTGCAGCAGATACATTCAGAGCTGCTGCAAATGAGCAGCTGGATATCTGGACTCAACGTGCCGGAGTTGAAATAGTAAAACTTGGTATTGGTACTGATCCTTCATCAGTTGCATTTGAAACTGTCAGGAAATCAATAGATGGAAGGTACGACATAGTTTTAATTGATACTGCAGGAAGACTTCAAAGTAAAATAAATTTAATGAATGAACTTGGTAAAATTAACAGAGCTATTGACAAAGTGCTCCCCGGTGCTCCTCACGAAACCTATCTTGTTCTGGATGCAACGCTCGGTCAAAATGCGATTACACAAGCTTCAGAATTTGCTCGGGTCATTAATTTGACAGGACTCATCCTAACAAAATTAGATGGTACTGCCCGAGGAGGAACAATCTTTCAGATATGCGATGCACAAAAAATACCGGTTAAATATATTGGTGTCGGTGAAAAACTGGATGATCTTCAAACTTTCGACCCGAAACTATTTGTGGATGCATTATTTAAGAATAGCGTGGCTGAATAATCGTGCTATTCAAGAAACCTTCACATAGAATCTTCGATTACACTCCACGTTTTTATAAAGCTGAAGAAGACAAAGATGAAAAAAGAAAAAGACGACTTGGGTTTCGTCGTCAGTTAAATTTGAAAAGGAAAAAGAGAAGCCCTGTAATTTGGTTGCTGTTTATTATCGTGGCTATTTATGTTTATTTAAAATTAACTGGATTTGTATAAATAGGGTAAATATAAGTTTACATAATATACATTATCGGACAAATATATTATTCTTTCTTGAATTCTTTAATGTTTTCATCTTTTCCAAATAGAACTAACTTATCACCCCATCTTAATTTATAATCAGGTTCAGCACTGATGATCTTTTCTTTTTCACCCGAGTCATCGAACAAATCAGTTGAATGTTTAATCATCAAAACTTCCAATCCAAAATTTGCACGGATCTGCAATTCTCTCAAACTTTTTCCTATCATCTCATTAGAAACATTAATTTCAGTGATTGAAAAACCTGTCATTACAGAGGAAGTCCCAACTTCTCCAATCATCTTGATATCCTCGGATAAACCTTCAGCAAGATTAGCCTTAAGTGTCTCTCGATTATATATATCAAGGACTTCAGCGCGACTAATTGCCCCAATTATCTGTGCATCACTATCACTGGAAACTACTGGGATAATATCAGCATTAATTTTACCGAATAGCCTCAAAACGTGATCCAGGTTATCGTTCGGAGTTGTTGTTACAATCTGTGGATTAGCGATATCAGTTGCAACTATGAAGTCTTTTACATTTTCATATTCTGTCATTATCGGTCTTAGCTCAACTTCACTTATAACACCAGTGAGTCTATTGTTTTCATCTACTACATATAAAGAGCTACCTGGACTTTTAATCAACCTTTCGATCAATTCAGGTAGTCTGGTTGTTTCAAGTACTGAATGTATTGGCTTTAGGTCAATATCCTGGATAAGGATTGAT
This region of bacterium genomic DNA includes:
- a CDS encoding S8 family serine peptidase, whose product is MRFSLFFLIILVLTISQFTSAQSTYFIKYKSNVSPSEIEQKVQMDKFLPDGAQLGTQSELRAVDFLAKGIAKSDEVLGRIVKVTFNDDVDESLMMQLQSLDENIEYVQKAITYQMNFVPDDSLVSQQWALSKIQAFDAWDKTQGADSVLLGIIDTGIDYLHPDLKNKIWQNPGETGNGKETNGIDDDNNGFVDDYRGWDFTDRVGFPFDSTGGDYLGWDNDPKDEQGHGTYISGIAGAQTNNFTGVAGVAPNIKLVNLRAFDPGGYGEEDDVAAAILYAVQMGVKVLNMSFGDYSFSYVLRDVVQYAYSKNLVLVGSSGNQNSPDPHYPSGYSEVISVGNSTQDDFRAGNSNYGSTLDMMAPGSQIITTARNNNYASISGTSAATPHVAAAAALILSLGDFTNEEVKQILKTTSDDIGEPGWDIYTGAGRLNLYRALTVIAPSVIKINHPRQDFATLDDELVINATVLSPLFSSYELDYGLGLNPSNWTSLIEQGSNQFSNENIFTINLTSLPDTVYCIRLVVSLNNGRTLEERANFFISRNPPLAELISTGPAFYGDKTTILAAIYTDEPTITRMYYRKPGEIDFNFITLDGFTTNNQFVKYLHYGFIPNSWLNRILLMKFILKPKILLVLRL
- a CDS encoding 3-dehydroquinate dehydratase; translated protein: MKILIINGPNLNKLDKRPADIYGKISLKDIEKIIVTRYPNHQIEFFQSNHEGELIEKIQSADETFDGLIINPGGFSHTSVAIKDALELCAIPKVEVHISNLAAREDFRNVMLTASSCNGYISGFREKGYLAAVYLIENINSD
- a CDS encoding amidophosphoribosyltransferase; translation: MQFSLQREKPTCNCGVFGIYGSPNASLETYYGLHALQHRGQEACGIVTKSISQKGNPVFSIHKGEGLVTEVFIDHEIFQNKLKGESAIGHNRYSTTGSSQSLKNIQPFIVNYRLGNLAVAHNGNLTNAREIREELVNEGSIFQTTSDTEVILHLIARSKLNDQVEQIKEALQKIEGAFSLVLMTDDKLVAARDPNGFRPLVIGKLNNSFIVTSETCAFDLISAEFIREVHPGEIVVIDDEAIKTGEIKSINIFDSVSSKKHCIFEYIYFSRPDSFIFGHNVDKMRRRLGKVLARNHPVFNEDDSKVIVISVPDSSNTTALGYQTELEKLGVNCKLEIGLIRSHYIGRTFIQPGQANREIGVKIKFNTVKGVLEGRTVVLVDDSIVRGTTSKQLVKLIRDANPKSIHLRISSSPITHPCFYGMDFPSKEELIAHNYQSNIKEIGKYLGVDTLEYLTIDEMLEAVSEAGRDNFCHACFSGKYPTDVDHKFKKEIYEI
- a CDS encoding CDP-alcohol phosphatidyltransferase family protein, with the translated sequence MSSDKIFNVSNSLSFLRLLLVIPAWIAFINFDQTSRYIVAGIGIFAAITDILDGFLARKLNQITEFGKIIDPLADKVLVVFVVLNLFLIGDIPEYYFYLIVARDFLILIGGLIVSKKLGKVLPSDYIGKATVLAISFTLLMILLNVDKQSLPYLILYYSSIVLIFLSFINYVIKAVKALNQNT
- a CDS encoding T9SS type A sorting domain-containing protein encodes the protein MAEDIDGDGITEIAVVNSDSSVNIWKVNNDLSLSNPIALYNFTEPWFGINILDAPNSVLADINYDGIKEMWLVDMDGDIFSHNILGPNNYQQGSVISTGFLGSAAYIAVGDYNGDNRDDIAVLLHSIDAIDIAPYYRLLVLNLQNNELNILHDQVFIDASTEFASSFQRAENSIRFADLDNDDRDELIVFMFPYSYVFSHQFVGSNKIISYKENINSNSVFVGDLNNNDVPEVAFPTDQGINFYEFIISNKASTPYDITGYSIDSSTVYLSWQGNVDEYFIYRGLSDDNLELIGTPDPGTTQYADYNLEQNTNYYYAIQAFDLSKPDPYSNLSRVIEVYSHEPGKVISAVGSSSKAVTVHFSEKMSNTIENLQAFKLNGNVFPNSISPASQYSYLLTFRDKIPVGINELEVSGLRDLYGSPIEPSSISFNMDSVIVNPEFFISSFKIVDAYNIRVIFNLEVDEQTASDVNNYIFEPDNKASSASVDATNKKIVNINLNGQKPVGSIGREYVLRVKDIFSSATTGSLKINEGAGSYIVLSSFANDLSDVYVYPNPVQPEIGEGLTFANLPRYAQITIWSVDGTLIGEIGETDGNGGVTFNLRDLSGNTLSSGIYIYRVVMLDASKNEQEEKLGKFAVIK
- the ftsY gene encoding signal recognition particle-docking protein FtsY, with the protein product MKLFNNINLNRLKEGLNKTREKLVNKITETFSGKAIIDDNTLDELENILISSDMGADLSEKIINNLRKNLKSESDRTLPNIINLLKVELLQIIQNSQEYSLKNTEDTPHVILIVGVNGVGKTTTIGKLANNFKQAGNKVIVGAADTFRAAANEQLDIWTQRAGVEIVKLGIGTDPSSVAFETVRKSIDGRYDIVLIDTAGRLQSKINLMNELGKINRAIDKVLPGAPHETYLVLDATLGQNAITQASEFARVINLTGLILTKLDGTARGGTIFQICDAQKIPVKYIGVGEKLDDLQTFDPKLFVDALFKNSVAE
- a CDS encoding MerR family transcriptional regulator — translated: MRDLSIKKLYYSISEVSKITDIEQYVLRYWETEFEQLTPQKNRAGNRIYTNKDIRLILYIKELLREKKYTIEGAKKILENYEQDKKPIVEIKEKKIIEDTQPQVVMEKENFSVKEDLKEIKEFLKYLLTRI